The following are encoded in a window of Arvicanthis niloticus isolate mArvNil1 chromosome 1, mArvNil1.pat.X, whole genome shotgun sequence genomic DNA:
- the LOC117717500 gene encoding olfactory receptor 13A1-like has translation MMVLNLNQTGVTEFVLQGFSEHPGLRLLLTGCFLSLYTMALMGNTVIIALVTSSTGLHSPMYFFLCNLATMDIVCTSSVLPKALVGLISEENTISFKGCMAQLFFLLWSLSSELLLLTVMAYDRYVAICFPLHYSSRMSPQLCGALAMSVWSICALNASVHTGLMTRLSFCGPKVITHFFCEIPPLLLLSCSPTYINSIMTLVADAFYGCINFVLTLLSYGCIIASILRMRSAEGKRKAFSTCSSHLIVVSVYYSSVFCAYVSPASSYSPERSKVTSVLYSILSPTLNPLIYTLRNKDVKFALGRLLPSFSQ, from the coding sequence ATGATGGTGTTGAATCTCAACCAGACGGGAGTGACAGAGTTTGTGCTGCAAGGGTTCTCAGAGCACCCTGGTCTAAGACTGCTCCTGACAGGCTGCTTCCTGTCCCTCTACACGATGGCTCTAATGGGCAACACTGTGATCATTGCTCTGGTCACCTCCAGCACTGGCCTCCACAGtcccatgtactttttcctgTGCAACCTGGCCACCATGGATATAGTGTGCACCTCCTCTGTGCTGCCCAAGGCCCTGGTTGGCCTAATCTCTGAAGAAAACACCATCTCCTTCAAGGGGTGCATGGCCcagctcttcttccttctgtggtCATTGTCTTcagagctgctgctgctcacaGTCATGGCCTATGACCGTTATGTTGCCATCTGCTTTCCTCTGCACTACAGCTCTAGGATGAGTCCACAGCTGTGTGGGGCCCTGGCCATGAGTGTGTGGTCCATCTGTGCTCTGAATGCATCTGTTCACACTGGTCTGATGACACGGCTGTCATTCTGTGGACCCAAGGTCATCACCCACTTCTTCTGTGAGAtccccccactcctcctgctctCCTGTAGCCCCACATATATAAATAGCATTATGACTCTTGTGGCAGATGCCTTTTACGGATGCATCAATTTTGTGCTTACCCTGTTATCCTATGGCTGCATCATTGCCAGCATTCTGCGCATGCGTTCTGCTGAGGGCAAGAGGAAGGCCTTTTCTACCTGCTCATCCCACCTCATTGTGGTTTCTGTGTACTACTCATCTGTGTTCTGTGCCTATGTCAGTCCTGCTTCCAGCTACAGCCCAGAAAGAAGCAAAGTTACCTCGGTGCTGTACTCGATCCTCAGCCCAACCCTGAACCCTCTCATCTATACACTGAGGAACAAGGATGTCAAGTTCGCCCTGGGAAGACTCTTGCCCTCTTTCTCCCAGTAG
- the LOC117719055 gene encoding olfactory receptor 13A1-like, which produces MMMMSLNQTIVTEFVLEGFSEHPSLRLLLTGCFLSLYTMALMGNTVIIALVTSSTGLHSPMYFFLCNLATMDIVCTSSVLPKALIVLVSEENTISFKGCMTQLFFLSWSASSELLLLTVMAYDRYVAICRPLHYNSRMSPQLCGALSMSVWAISAVNASVHTGLMTRLSFCGPKVITHFFCEIPPLLLLSCSPTYVNSIMTLLGDAFFGGINFVLTLLSYGYIIASILRMRSAEGKRKAFSTCSSHLIVVSVYYSSVFCAYVSPASSYSPERSKVFSVLYSILSPTLNPLIYTLRNKDVKLALGKILASFSN; this is translated from the coding sequence ATGATGATGATGAGTCTCAACCAGACAATAGTGACAGAGTTTGTGCTGGAAGGGTTCTCAGAGCACCCTAGTCTAAGGCTGCTCCTGACAGGCTGCTTCCTGTCCCTCTACACGATGGCTCTAATGGGCAACACTGTGATCATTGCTCTGGTCACCTCCAGCACTGGCCTCCACAGtcccatgtactttttcctgTGCAACCTGGCCACCATGGATATAGTGTGCACCTCCTCTGTGCTGCCCAAGGCCCTGATTGTCCTAGTATCTGAGGAAAACACCATCTCCTTCAAGGGGTGCATGACCCAGCTCTTCTTCCTTTCATGGTCTGCATCctctgagctgctgctgctcacaGTCATGGCCTATGACCGTTATGTTGCCATCTGCCGTCCCTTGCACTACAACTCCAGGATGAGCCCACAGCTATGTGGGGCTCTGTCCATGAGTGTATGGGCTATCAGTGCTGTGAATGCATCTGTCCACACTGGTCTGATGACACGGCTGTCTTTCTGTGGACCCAAGGTCATCACCCACTTCTTCTGTGAGAtccccccactcctcctgctctCCTGTAGCCCCACCTATGTGAACAGTATTATGACTCTTTTGGGAGACGCCTTTTTTGGAGGAATCAACTTCGTGCTAACCCTGTTATCCTATGGCTACATCATCGCCAGCATCCTGCGCATGCGTTCTGCTGAGGGAAAAAGGAAAGCCTTTTCTACCTGCTCATCCCACCTCATCGTGGTCTCTGTGTACTATTCATCTGTGTTCTGTGCCTATGTCAGTCCTGCTTCCAGCTACAGCCCAGAAAGGAGCAAAGTTTTCTCAGTGCTGTACTCGATCCTCAGCCCAACCCTGAACCCCCTCATCTATACACTGAGGAACAAGGATGTCAAGCTTGCCTTGGGCAAAATATTGGCCTCTTTCTCAAATTAA
- the LOC117718151 gene encoding olfactory receptor 13A1-like, with translation MVIFSQNLTDTAEDSILSMMMMSLNQTGVTDFVLEGFSEHPGLRLLLTGCFLSLYTMALMGNTVIIALVTSSTGLHSPMYFFLCNLATMDIICTSSVIPKVLVGLVSEENTISFKGCMTQLFFLVWSASSELLLLTVMAYDRYVAICFPLHYSSRMSPQLCGALAMSVWSICALNASVHTGLMTRLSFCGPKVITHFFCEIPPLLLLSCSPTYINSIMTLVADAFYGGINFVLTLLSYGYIIASILRMRSAEGKRKAFSTCSSHLIVVSVYYSSVFCAYISPASSYSPERSKVSSVLYSVLSPTLNPLIYTLRNKDVKLALGRLLPSFSH, from the coding sequence ATGGTGATATTTTCTCAGAACCTGACAGACACAGCAGAGGACTCCATACTCTCCATGATGATGATGAGTCTCAACCAGACAGGAGTGACAGACTTTGTGCTGGAAGGGTTCTCAGAGCACCCTGGTCTAAGACTGCTCCTGACAGGCTGCTTCCTGTCCCTCTACACGATGGCTCTAATGGGCAACACTGTGATCATTGCTTTGGTCACCTCCAGCACTGGCCTCCACAGtcccatgtactttttcctgTGCAACCTGGCCACCATGGATATTATCTGCACCTCCTCTGTGATTCCCAAAGTCCTGGTTGGCCTAGTATCTGAGGAAAACACCATCTCCTTCAAGGGGTGCATGACCCAGCTCTTCTTCCTTGTGTGGTCTGCATCCTCTGAACTGCTGCTGCTCACAGTCATGGCCTATGACCGTTATGTTGCCATCTGCTTTCCTCTGCATTACAGCTCTAGGATGAGTCCACAGCTGTGTGGGGCCCTGGCCATGAGTGTGTGGTCCATCTGTGCTCTGAATGCATCTGTCCACACTGGTCTGATGACACGGCTGTCATTCTGTGGACCCAAGGTCATCACCCACTTCTTCTGTGAGAtccccccactcctcctgctctCCTGTAGCCCCACATATATAAATAGCATTATGACTCTTGTGGCAGATGCCTTTTATGGAGGCATCAATTTTGTGCTTACCCTGTTATCCTATGGCTACATCATCGCTAGCATCCTGCGCATGCGTTCTGCTGAGGGCAAGAGGAAGGCCTTTTCTACCTGCTCATCCCACCTCATCGTGGTCTCTGTGTACTATTCATCTGTGTTCTGTGCCTATATCAGTCCTGCTTCCAGCTACAGCCCAGAAAGAAGCAAAGTTTCCTCAGTGTTGTACTCAGTCCTCAGCCCAACCCTAAACCCCCTCATTTATACACTGAGAAACAAGGATGTCAAGCTAGCCCTGGGCAGGCTCTTACCCTCTTTCTCACATTAA